The following are encoded in a window of Panthera leo isolate Ple1 chromosome B2, P.leo_Ple1_pat1.1, whole genome shotgun sequence genomic DNA:
- the BACH2 gene encoding transcription regulator protein BACH2: MSVDEKPDSPMYVYESTVHCTNILLGLNDQRKKDILCDVTLIVERKEFRAHRAVLAACSEYFWQALVGQTKNDLVVSLPEEVTARGFGPLLQFAYTAKLLLSRENIREVIRCAEFLRMHNLEDSCFSFLQTQLLNSEDGLFVCRKDAACPRAHEDRENSAGEEEEEEEETMDSDTAKVACPRDQMLPDPISFEAAAIPVAEKEEALLPESDVPPDSKENSEKDALRQYPRYKKYQLACTKNVYNASSHSTSGFASTFSEDNSGNSLKPGLAMGQIKSEPPSEENEEESIALCLSGDEPDIKDRAGDVEMDRKQPSPAPAPAPPAGATCLERSGSVSSPSCLRSLFITKSVELSGLPGTSQQHFARSSACPFDKGITQGDLKTDYTPFPGSYGQPHLGQKDVSNFTMGSPLKGPGLEALCKQEGELDRRSVIFSSSACDQVSTAVHSYSGVSSLDKDLSEPVPKGLWVGAGQSLPSSQAYSHGGLMADHLPGRIRPNTSCPVPIKVCPRSPPLETRTRTSSSCSSYSYAEDGSGGSPCSLPLCEFSSSPCSQGARFLATEHQEPGLMGDGMYNQVRPQIKCEQSYGTNSSDESGSFSEADSESCPVQDRGQEVKLPFPVDQITDLPRNDFQMMIKMHKLTSEQLEFIHDVRRRSKNRIAAQRCRKRKLDCIQNLECEIRKLVCEKEKLLSERNQLKACMGELLDNFSCLSQEVCRDIQSPEQIQALHRYCPVLRPVGLPAASSINPAPLSVEQNLAASQCAVGESAPCCLEPGAAPPGLPWVPGNTSENCTSGRRPEGADPGTFSERGPPLESRSQTVTVDFCQEMTDKCTTDEQPRKDYT, from the exons GTCACGGCCAGGGGCTTCGGGCCGCTGTTACAGTTTGCCTACACCGCCAAGCTATTACTCAGCAGAGAAAACATCCGCGAGGTCATCCGCTGCGCCGAGTTCCTGCGCATGCATAACCTGGAGGACTCCTGCTTCAGCTTCCTGCAGACCCAGCTCCTGAACAGCGAGGATGGCCTGTTCGTGTGCCGAAAGGACGCTGCGTGCCCCCGCGCGCACGAGGACCGTGAGAACTCcgcgggggaggaggaggaggaagaggaggagacgATGGACTCGGACACGGCCAAGGTGGCTTGCCCCAGGGACCAGATGCTTCCAGACCCCATCAGCTTTGAGGCTGCTGCCATCCCAgtagcagagaaggaagaagcttTGCTGCCCGAGTCCGATGTGCCGCCCGACAGCAAGGAGAACTCCGAGAAGGACGCGTTAAGGCAGTACCCCAGATACAAGAAATACCAGCTTGCATGTACCAAGAATGTCTATAATGCATCATCACACAGTACCTCAGGTTTTGCAAGCACATTCAGTGAAGATAACTCTGGCAACAGCCTCAAGCCGGGGCTTGCCATGGGGCAGATTAAAAGTGAGCCGCCCAGTGAAGAGAACGAGGAAGAGAGCATCGCGCTCTGCCTGTCCGGAGATGAGCCTGACATCAAGGACAGAGCGGGGGACGTGGAAATGGACCGGAaacagcccagccctgcccccgcccccgccccccctgccggGGCCACCTGCCTGGAGAGATCCGGGAGTGTGTCCTCCCCCTCCTGCTTAAGGTCTCTGTTCATAACAAAAAGTGTGGAGTTGTCTGGCCTGCCCGGTACCTCTCAGCAGCACTTTGCCAGGAGTTCAGCGTGCCCTTTTGACAAGGGGATCACTCAGGGTGACCTTAAAACTGACTACACCCCTTTCCCAGGGAGTTACGGACAGCCCCACCTGGGCCAGAAGGACGTGTCCAACTTCACCATGGGGTCGCCCCTCAAGGGGCCTGGGTTGGAGGCTCTCTGTAAACAGGAAGGAGAGCTGGACCGGAGAAGTGTGATCTTCTCCTCGAGCGCTTGTGACCAAGTGAGCACTGCGGTGCATTCATATTCTGGGGTAAGCAGTTTGGACAAAGACCTCTCTGAGCCGGTGCCAAAGGGTCTGTGGGTGGGGGCTGGccagtccctccccagctcacaggcCTACTCCCACGGTGGGCTGATGGCTGACCATTTGCCAGGAAGGATACGGCCCAACACTAGCTGCCCGGTGCCAATCAAAGTCTGCCCTCGCTCGCCCCCCTTGGAGACCAGGACCAGGACCTCCAGCTCGTGCTCTTCCTATTCCTACGCAGAGGATGGGAGTGGGGGCTCACCCTGCAGCCTCCCTCTCTGTGAGTTCTCCTCCTCGCCCTGTTCCCAGGGAGCCAGATTCCTTGCCACAGAACATCAGGAACCAGGCCTGATGGGAGATGGAATGTACAACCAAGTCCGACCCCAAATTAAATGTGAGCAGTCTTATGGAACCAACTCCAGCGACGAATCCGGATCGTTCTCGGAAGCAGACAGTGAGTCGTGTCCTGTGCAGGACAGGGGCCAGGAG GTCAAACTTCCCTTTCCTGTAGATCAAATCACAGATCTTCCAAGGAATGATTTCCAGATGATGATTAAGATGCACAAGCTAACCTCAGAACAGTTAGAGTTCATTCACGACGTCCGACGGCGCAGCAAGAACCGCATCGCAGCCCAGCGCTGCCGCAAGAGGAAACTGGACTGTATTCAGAATTTGGAATGTGAAATCCGCAAATTG gtgtgtgagaaagagaagcTGTTGTCAGAGAGGAACCAGCTGAAAGCCTGCATGGGGGAGCTGCTGGACAACTTCTCCTGCCTTTCCCAGGAAGTGTGCCGCGACATCCAGAGCCCCGAGCAGATCCAGGCCCTGCACCGGTACTGCCCCGTCCTCAGACCCGTGGGCCTCCCCGCAGCCTCCAGTATTAACCCTGCGCCCTTGAGCGTGGAGCAGAACCTGGCCGCCTCCCAGTGCGCGGTGGGGGAAAGCGCCCCCTGCTGCCTGGAGCCGGGAGCGGCTCCCCCCGGGCTCCCCTGGGTGCCCGGCAACACCTCGGAAAACTGTACTTCCGGGAGGAGGCCGGAAGGCGCTGACCCCGGAACCTTCTCGGAGAGAGGGCCTCCTCTTGAATCCAGGAGCCAGACGGTGACCGTGGATTTCTGCCAGGAAATGACTGATAAGTGTACGACCGACGAACAGCCCAGGAAAGATTACACCTAG